aatatcataaaaatataaaagagtATTACAACcatatttatgatatataataATTACTTCAAAAGTCAGCGCCAACCCTTAATCCAGTTTCAGTGCCTTCTATAAAATGCTCAAAAAGGTGATCAAATCAACAATGAGTTATAGAGATAGAAATCACAGAAAATCTTTTTGATTGTATTGATTCCGATGGATGATGACTGGGATTTGCATGCGGTGGTGCGAGGCTGCGCCGCCCCAAGCAACGCCACCAACAACCACTCTCCTATTACTTCTCCCCCGCTCTTGCATGACGATGAAAACCCATATCTTATAGATGACCACATGGTCAACCCGTTTCAGGGTTTGCATGAAATATACCGGGAGTTCTGCGCGGATCAATTACCCCCCGCCGCCACCGCCGCTAATACAGTTTCTTTTCCGGCGGGAAACGATTTACAGGGCCTTCAACAGCCACCTCAGATGAACTACATGCAAATGCAAGAAAATATGCAGTTCAAGAATCCTGTTTTTGGTTCTTCTTCCCTCAGTTTTCCTGGCTGCAAGTTCTCAGTCTGATCGACCTCGGAGAAGGTATACTTTTGCCTCGAATTTCTGCACTTTTTAACTCATGTATTTTTATATGAACATTCAATCCAATATTATTCAAAAATGGGGCAGAAAAAACCAGGAAATAAAAATGGTTCGTGAAATGAGAGAGGAGGAGCTCTCCGCTGATTCGTGGGCGTGGCGAAAATACGGCCAAAAGCCAATAAAGGGCTCCCCATATCCCAGGTTTCGTCTTTTTGCCTTCTTTTCTTGCTTTTCCAAATCTGGAAAAAtgaagtttttgaaaatgttttataaaattttgaagtgcctctttgtttatattttcgaaaaagacaaaattaatttttgttgtctagacattttaaaatatattgatattaatgattcatattgatattaatatattccAATATAGTAATAGGATGtacataaatttaaattataaatattaattaattattgagaCAAATctagaaaattttgataataaattTTCGGGAAAAGAGAATTGGAGAATGGTATTATTTTTGCCTCCTGAAAgaataatgatttaaaatattaaatttggaAAACTAAAAGTACATAATTGAAAATGACATAATCTGATTATTTTTGTTTGAATTGgaaataattgttaaaaattaaaaatttagataTTTTGACAATAAAtagtgaaaaaataaaatttgagagAATACTATTATATTTCCtttcaaatacaaaaataattcttcaaatttaaaagtaaaacaagcATGGCCTACAATTTcctaattatatatttaataataaatttataaaaataaaattaactttTAGATTTCCAAACAGAAATTACTATAGGTGTAGCACATCAAAAGGTTGTGCGGCAAGAAAACAAGTGGAGCGTAGCCCAAATGACCCGACCATTTTCGTGGTATCTTACACCGGCGGGCACACGCATCCACGCCCAACTCACCGGAGCTCCAATTCCGGAAGTATCCGTAACAAGCTCTCTCCAGCCGCCTACGTCGCCACCACCGATAGAACCAAAACACCTTTGATTCCCATGGGTACTACTCCACTAACTTCTTCGCCACCTGCCTCTTGTTCGAGTTTCTCTCCTAGTGAATTAATGGAAGAAGAAGCTGCGGCGCAAAACAAATTCGACACAGAGACGATGAGGGCAGAGGAGgaagaggaggaggaggtgATGGGAGGTGCTGATGAGGGTGAGGGATATAGTTTATATTATGATTCCGATTGATTTCATGGATGATGATGATACTTTCGAAGGGTTTTAAGATTGTGAAATCTCGCTTACAAGCGGTCGGCGATCTTCGATGCCGGAGAATTCCTCCAGCGCCACCGCGAAAACCACCTTCAAAGGCGGAGGAGATGGCTGATCACTTCAATATTTGTCTCTCTTGGAGTTCTGTAATTTGAACCAACATTCTTGGCTTTTATTTACTAGCTAGTAATAAGATTTATAATTTGAActgatatacatatatatgacatttatttaataatttattatgaaACTACTTTAAACATAGATTTTAAAAAAGTTAATTATAAtacattttcaaatatttatttcttcTATCTCTTAACTTTATTGTTTAGTATATAGTTTATGATTTGTTTAGATGTCTCGCGTCTACTTGATAAAGtttattaatttgaaattttgattataTGTGCATATTTTGCTATCATCGCAAAATATCATAAAGCTTATATTTTGTATGGCTAAAATAAAATGTACCACGCCTAAAaacttttcttgaattgaatGTTGAAGCAAAGACGGGTAAAActaatatgtttgagatatcgTTTGATATAAAAGATAAGACATTATGTTCTTATCTTATTGCATCGTTTGACGTTAAGTTTTAAACTAatagaagttaaaaaaaaaacaatgatgttaaatatatttatcTATTTATGATTGTTCTCGTATATTGTTTTTCTTGACATCCCTCGAAGAACCGAATTTCAAGCAATCTTAGTATGCTTGCTGAAATAATTAGAAAATATAGTATGTACATGTCTTTTTGGAGactgtctcacgaatctttatctatgagacaggtcaatcctaccgatattcacaataaaaaataatattctaaacataaaaaataatatttttttatggatgattcaaataagagacGATCTGTAAGATCTGTAAGATCGTCTCACGTAAGATTTTGTCCAAAAAAAATTTGAGCATATGCTTTAAGCGCATTTTAGTTTGAAAATGGTCCAAAGTGATAAATCGCATATTCCCTACTGTCACGATTTAATCGATCGATTCAGAAATCCATTTTCAACAAAGTAGAAGCCCCTGAGAGATCACCAGAGATCTCCGATCTTTTGCATTTCTATCTCCGGCAACGTTGTGATTTGCTAGAGGGATTTTGAAATCTCAAGTACAATGCAATTCTTTGGAGGTTCAGAAATCAGTCCATCTCCTCCGGTACCCACGGCATCTGGGAACAATGCCCACATGCTTTACATATTCAATAGAAATGGAGTCTGCTTGCTTTACAGGGAATGGAATCGACCCCTCAAAACCCTGAGTTCACAGCAAGATCACAAGCTCATGTTTGGTCTCCTCTTCTCTCTCAAATCTTTGACTGCGAAGATGGATCCCACCAGGTGTTCGATTTTATTTCCCTTCGAAAATTTCGTTTTTGCACCCGATAGTTCATTGCTTTTGGGTTTTGTTGTTGTGGGAATATATGATTTCTTTGAAGTAGTTAGTGATTCGTTTTTTGTCTGAAAAAAGATTTCTGCTTGATGGGCAGCGCTGAAAAGGGTAATCTTGGGGTGCCGCAGCTTCCTGGGCAAAGTTGTTCATTTCATAGCTTTCGTACGAATACCTATAAATTAAGCTTTATGGAGAGCCCATCTGGAATTAAGGTCAGTTGAGATG
This sequence is a window from Primulina tabacum isolate GXHZ01 chromosome 17, ASM2559414v2, whole genome shotgun sequence. Protein-coding genes within it:
- the LOC142531886 gene encoding uncharacterized protein LOC142531886 codes for the protein MQFFGGSEISPSPPVPTASGNNAHMLYIFNRNGVCLLYREWNRPLKTLSSQQDHKLMFGLLFSLKSLTAKMDPTSAEKGNLGVPQLPGQSCSFHSFRTNTYKLSFMESPSGIKIILVTHPRTSDLREALKYIYNLYVEYVVKNPLYSPGNPIRCELFNTNVDQYVRGLG